One window of Saccharicrinis carchari genomic DNA carries:
- a CDS encoding DUF3307 domain-containing protein: MIPKLILLQVTAHLLADYLLQPQRWSNLKRQKVVTVHHIYHAMVVFACSFILSFDVQFWSAALAITILHFGTDVLKSYLQIQAKRANKTINYFFYDQLMHLLILTTISVLYLNFCPQSYYLNIPYNVVLIVFGFVLLSKPTNICMKNIFMVFKIETPIDDTEHEITNEKSLPNAGKLIGIMERYLVFSLILVSQYAAVGLIIAAKSILRYKSSYKNEYILVGTLLSFGIATMLGVFAASIL, from the coding sequence ATGATTCCTAAACTAATTCTGCTACAAGTTACCGCTCACCTATTGGCCGATTATTTACTCCAACCACAGCGATGGAGCAATTTAAAGCGACAAAAAGTAGTTACGGTTCATCATATTTATCATGCTATGGTGGTGTTTGCCTGTTCTTTTATCTTGTCATTCGATGTACAGTTTTGGAGCGCCGCTTTGGCAATAACCATATTGCACTTTGGTACCGATGTTTTAAAAAGCTATTTGCAGATTCAGGCTAAACGTGCTAACAAAACAATTAATTATTTTTTTTACGATCAGTTGATGCATCTACTCATTCTTACAACCATATCGGTATTATATCTAAACTTTTGCCCCCAGAGCTATTATTTAAATATACCGTATAATGTAGTGTTAATTGTTTTTGGGTTTGTTTTACTGTCTAAGCCTACAAATATTTGCATGAAAAATATATTTATGGTTTTTAAGATTGAAACACCAATTGACGATACGGAACATGAAATTACAAATGAAAAAAGTTTGCCAAATGCAGGAAAACTTATAGGTATTATGGAGCGGTACCTGGTATTTTCTTTAATATTGGTTTCGCAATATGCCGCTGTGGGGCTTATAATAGCTGCCAAATCAATACTACGTTATAAATCGTCGTATAAAAATGAGTATATATTGGTAGGCACTTTGTTAAGTTTCGGAATAGCTACTATGTTAGGCGTTTTTGCAGCTTCCATATTATAA
- the rpsT gene encoding 30S ribosomal protein S20, producing MANHKSALKRNRQAQKKRVHNRYYAKTGRNAVRKLRATVEKDAATEMFPKVAAILDKLAKKNIIHKNKASNLKSKLAKHISKL from the coding sequence ATGGCAAATCATAAGTCGGCGTTAAAAAGAAATCGTCAAGCACAAAAGAAGAGAGTACACAACAGGTACTATGCAAAAACTGGTCGTAATGCGGTTAGAAAATTACGCGCTACAGTTGAAAAAGATGCTGCAACAGAAATGTTTCCGAAGGTGGCTGCCATTCTTGACAAGCTAGCCAAAAAGAACATTATACATAAAAATAAAGCTTCTAACTTAAAGTCAAAGTTAGCCAAGCACATAAGCAAGCTTTAA
- a CDS encoding single-stranded DNA-binding protein: protein MSVNKVILVGNVGKDPEVRYFENDRAVANFPLATTERGFTTSSGQQIPERTEWHNLAVWGGLAKVVESYVKKGTQLYIEGKLRTRSWDDKDGNKRYTTEVIVENLQMLGRKSDNPSSTGQAANTGTSAAPQNQQPVSSPPQQSPTQYSNNDSNEGSPEEDDLPF from the coding sequence ATGTCAGTAAATAAAGTAATTTTAGTAGGAAACGTGGGCAAAGACCCTGAAGTAAGATATTTTGAAAATGACAGAGCTGTGGCCAATTTCCCATTGGCTACCACTGAACGAGGCTTTACAACCAGTTCAGGTCAGCAAATTCCGGAACGTACCGAATGGCATAATTTGGCGGTGTGGGGTGGGCTGGCCAAAGTGGTAGAAAGCTACGTTAAAAAAGGAACACAACTTTATATAGAGGGGAAGTTACGTACTCGCTCGTGGGACGACAAGGATGGTAATAAAAGGTACACTACCGAAGTAATTGTTGAAAATTTGCAGATGTTGGGCCGTAAGTCGGATAATCCCTCCAGCACTGGTCAGGCAGCAAATACCGGTACATCGGCGGCGCCCCAAAATCAGCAGCCCGTTTCATCACCACCGCAGCAATCTCCAACTCAATATAGTAATAATGACTCAAACGAGGGTTCGCCCGAAGAGGATGATTTACCCTTTTAA
- a CDS encoding fumarate hydratase, translating into MCNKATISADIISYTALNHKDKINLGAEIKQLLSDLTIRYRSNQFYGRMAQGDYIECAMDSPQYALRIALILKTYIKSFTNKITESNHPRIRYFKEYAVRLAIAVAPLNKIDVEHAILDGEAIYLSGRTIKKLSTSDKSKVTIKRTMYFRSPDKQIQDNFDAIVFLLDTVISRCSAKQCEVIYYKLLGLSEKEISNNLGKIQSTISQHSTAAGWLSIQKSVNYFEKYFTR; encoded by the coding sequence ATGTGCAATAAAGCAACTATATCGGCCGATATCATTTCCTATACGGCATTAAATCACAAGGATAAGATTAACCTTGGAGCAGAAATCAAACAGCTGTTAAGCGATTTGACTATCAGATATCGCAGCAACCAATTTTATGGGCGTATGGCGCAAGGAGATTACATAGAATGTGCTATGGATTCGCCTCAGTATGCCCTGCGAATTGCACTTATTCTTAAAACCTATATAAAATCATTCACCAATAAAATCACCGAAAGTAACCACCCTCGTATTCGGTATTTTAAGGAATATGCTGTTCGATTAGCCATTGCTGTTGCACCATTAAATAAAATTGATGTGGAGCATGCTATACTTGATGGAGAAGCTATTTATCTATCGGGCAGAACCATTAAAAAGCTTAGCACTTCTGATAAAAGCAAGGTAACTATTAAAAGAACGATGTACTTTCGTAGTCCGGATAAGCAAATACAAGATAATTTTGATGCCATTGTATTTTTATTGGATACGGTCATTTCGCGATGTTCTGCTAAACAATGCGAAGTAATCTATTACAAATTATTGGGTTTAAGCGAAAAAGAAATAAGCAATAATCTTGGTAAAATCCAATCCACCATAAGCCAGCACTCTACGGCCGCCGGTTGGCTATCCATACAAAAATCAGTAAATTACTTCGAAAAATACTTTACGCGATGA
- a CDS encoding DUF6452 family protein, with amino-acid sequence MKQTVRTLALLSIIVACACGNETSDFCLSNQQSVQAGFYSAYAIDDKDTSVANVLVYSPTVDSIPYDSVTVNNLYLPLSLHKDTSQFIIELNSLKDTVTFVHQKELNFVSGECGFVFSLYLDTILYSDVSFIDTVVIVNDEIIYNENFENVKIYLY; translated from the coding sequence ATGAAACAAACGGTTCGAACGTTGGCCCTTCTATCTATTATCGTAGCCTGCGCCTGCGGCAACGAAACCTCAGATTTTTGTTTGTCCAACCAACAGTCGGTACAAGCTGGTTTTTACTCGGCCTACGCTATTGACGATAAAGATACTTCCGTGGCCAATGTGTTAGTATACAGCCCCACTGTAGATAGTATTCCCTACGATAGCGTAACCGTAAACAATTTGTATTTACCCTTAAGCTTGCACAAAGATACCTCGCAGTTTATAATAGAATTAAACTCCTTGAAGGATACCGTAACATTTGTGCATCAAAAGGAACTCAACTTTGTATCGGGCGAGTGCGGTTTTGTTTTTTCATTATACTTAGATACCATTTTATACTCTGATGTTTCGTTTATTGATACGGTGGTAATTGTTAACGACGAAATAATTTACAACGAAAACTTTGAAAATGTTAAGATATATCTTTATTAA
- a CDS encoding HU family DNA-binding protein, with translation MTKADIVNEISKDTGIEKVTVQKAIEAFMETIKGSLVGGKNVYLRGFGSFIVKERAEKTARNISKNTTIIIPKHFIPAFKPSKSFVTNVKENVK, from the coding sequence ATGACAAAGGCTGATATTGTAAACGAGATTTCAAAAGATACCGGAATAGAGAAGGTTACCGTACAAAAAGCGATCGAAGCTTTTATGGAAACTATCAAAGGTTCTTTAGTGGGAGGTAAAAATGTTTATTTGCGAGGATTTGGGAGTTTTATTGTAAAGGAAAGAGCTGAAAAAACCGCTCGCAACATTTCAAAAAATACCACCATTATTATCCCAAAGCATTTTATTCCGGCATTCAAGCCTTCTAAAAGCTTCGTTACCAATGTAAAAGAAAACGTAAAATAA
- the radC gene encoding RadC family protein gives MTYHKLSIKKWALEDRPREKMISKGISSLSNAELIAILIGSGNRDESAVDVSKRILNDVDNNLNELGKLSIEKLRRDYRGIGEAKAICIVAAMELGRRRKLEQAKEKPKITNSSDVYDLMHPLLADLPHEEFWILLLNRANKVMSIQKISQGGVAGTVMDSKIIMRAAIDQLASSIILCHNHPSGNIMPSRQDKNITQKLKEAGSTMDIPILDHIIVTDAGFYSFADEGDL, from the coding sequence ATGACGTATCACAAGCTAAGTATAAAAAAGTGGGCCTTGGAAGATAGACCAAGGGAAAAAATGATTTCGAAAGGGATATCCAGCCTCTCCAATGCCGAGCTAATTGCCATTTTAATCGGTTCGGGCAACAGAGACGAGTCGGCGGTAGATGTATCTAAACGGATATTAAACGACGTAGACAATAACCTGAACGAACTGGGTAAGCTGAGCATCGAGAAGCTCAGGCGCGATTACCGTGGCATAGGAGAGGCAAAAGCTATATGCATAGTTGCCGCCATGGAGCTGGGAAGACGACGCAAACTGGAGCAGGCAAAAGAGAAGCCAAAAATTACAAACAGCAGCGACGTATATGATTTGATGCATCCCCTGCTGGCCGATCTTCCCCATGAGGAATTTTGGATTCTCCTGCTGAACCGCGCCAACAAAGTTATGTCTATCCAAAAAATCAGTCAGGGCGGTGTAGCCGGCACCGTAATGGATTCCAAAATAATTATGCGTGCCGCTATTGATCAGCTGGCTTCGTCTATAATCTTGTGCCACAACCACCCATCCGGTAACATCATGCCCAGCCGTCAGGATAAAAACATTACACAAAAATTAAAGGAAGCAGGTAGCACGATGGACATCCCCATATTAGATCATATTATAGTTACCGACGCAGGTTTTTATAGCTTTGCCGATGAAGGAGATTTGTAA
- a CDS encoding Rne/Rng family ribonuclease, producing the protein MSAELFVDVSPDELSIALLEDRRLVELRKEKIDIQFTVGDIYLGKVKKIMPGLNAAFVDVGYEKDAFLHYLDLGPQFRTLQKFLNMAKTAKKGGVDLHKIKTEMDIDKNGSIADVLSAGQEVMVQIAKEPISTKGPRLTSELSIAGRNLVLMPFSDKVSVSQKIKSAEERNRLKKLLISIKPKNFGVIVRTVAEGKRVAELDKELKTLTRRWDESTAKIFNLKPRALVVGEIGRTSAILRDIMSPDFNSIHISDKEMCKEVKEYVGLIAPDREKIVREFKGDTPLFDQFGIEKQIKALFGKTVSFKSGAYLIIEHTEAFHVIDVNSGNRSKNASSQENTALDVNLAAAEEIARQLRLRDMGGIIVVDFIDMQKAEHRQKVFEKMKEAMTPDRTKHNILPLSKFGLMQITRQRVRPELTIETDESCPTCFGTGKIAPAILLEEKLEDSLKRAVEQQKNKNLTLKVHPYVEAYLTKGFPSIFLKWRFRYGFALKLIASASLSFLEFKIFDNKNKNKKVDL; encoded by the coding sequence GTGAGTGCAGAACTATTTGTTGATGTATCTCCCGACGAGCTTTCGATTGCATTGCTCGAAGACAGAAGGTTGGTAGAGTTAAGAAAAGAAAAAATCGACATACAGTTTACCGTTGGCGATATTTATCTGGGAAAGGTAAAAAAAATTATGCCGGGGCTAAACGCTGCCTTTGTTGATGTTGGATACGAAAAAGATGCTTTTTTGCATTATTTAGATCTTGGACCCCAATTTCGTACCCTGCAAAAATTTCTTAACATGGCCAAGACCGCTAAAAAGGGAGGTGTTGACTTACACAAAATTAAAACTGAGATGGATATCGATAAAAACGGTTCCATAGCAGATGTTCTCTCCGCAGGTCAGGAAGTAATGGTGCAAATTGCCAAGGAACCTATTTCAACCAAGGGACCAAGGCTCACTTCCGAATTATCTATTGCAGGACGAAATCTTGTATTAATGCCCTTTTCAGATAAGGTTTCAGTAAGCCAGAAAATAAAATCGGCCGAGGAAAGAAACCGACTGAAGAAGCTGTTAATCAGTATTAAACCCAAAAATTTTGGGGTAATCGTTCGAACCGTGGCTGAAGGCAAAAGAGTAGCCGAACTGGATAAGGAACTAAAAACCCTTACCCGTCGTTGGGACGAATCTACTGCCAAAATATTCAATCTAAAGCCACGCGCCCTCGTTGTTGGCGAAATAGGCCGTACTTCGGCCATACTCAGGGATATCATGAGCCCTGATTTCAACAGTATTCATATTTCCGATAAGGAAATGTGCAAAGAGGTAAAAGAATATGTGGGTTTGATTGCGCCCGATCGAGAAAAAATTGTTCGAGAATTTAAAGGGGACACCCCCCTGTTTGACCAATTTGGCATCGAAAAACAAATTAAAGCACTTTTTGGGAAAACCGTATCCTTTAAAAGTGGAGCATATCTTATAATCGAGCATACTGAGGCATTTCATGTTATCGACGTAAATAGCGGTAACCGCTCTAAAAATGCGAGTAGCCAGGAAAATACGGCCTTGGATGTTAACCTCGCTGCCGCCGAAGAAATTGCCCGTCAGCTAAGGTTGAGGGACATGGGTGGTATTATTGTGGTGGATTTTATTGATATGCAAAAGGCCGAACACAGGCAAAAAGTGTTTGAGAAAATGAAGGAAGCGATGACTCCGGATAGGACAAAGCACAATATCCTTCCGTTGAGCAAGTTCGGTCTCATGCAAATTACACGCCAACGTGTACGTCCGGAATTAACCATCGAAACCGATGAATCGTGCCCTACCTGCTTCGGAACAGGTAAAATTGCACCCGCCATCCTACTGGAGGAGAAATTGGAAGACAGCCTGAAAAGAGCTGTCGAACAACAAAAAAATAAAAATTTGACCCTGAAGGTTCATCCTTACGTTGAAGCGTATCTAACAAAAGGTTTCCCATCAATATTTTTGAAATGGAGATTCAGATACGGTTTCGCACTTAAGCTGATCGCTTCCGCCTCATTAAGCTTTTTGGAGTTCAAGATCTTCGATAATAAAAATAAAAACAAAAAGGTTGACCTGTAA
- a CDS encoding glycosyltransferase family 8 protein, with protein MRIPIVFSFNDKYTVPAGVCITSLLKNARDGVVFDIHILHAGNRLSSHSKNKISQLEKHFDNCTIHYINVYDAFKNEYEVRNVSIESYYRLLIPDLLKHYSIVLYSDVDIIYNSDISGLLEINMNKVSIAGVQEYPNKCTKMASAYIKSLNLEPGEYVNAGILLFNNDKINIDGVFRKKLPQLLGKKLLYQDQDILNILFKGQIKFLSASYNYNLNSIMQDIHIAKPHVFHYTLNKPWSKPKLFGDAWWDCYKESIFYDEAEYFSFYKQNYENFELLVNIGSQLKKYGIYKLYYFIKKVQCTITNLLHRQSYKNLRR; from the coding sequence ATGAGGATTCCTATCGTATTCAGCTTTAACGACAAATACACGGTTCCTGCAGGCGTGTGTATTACTTCGTTGTTAAAAAATGCCAGAGATGGAGTAGTTTTCGATATACATATATTGCATGCAGGTAATCGTCTGAGCAGTCACTCAAAAAACAAAATTAGCCAATTAGAAAAGCATTTTGATAATTGTACCATCCATTATATTAATGTTTACGATGCTTTTAAAAATGAGTACGAGGTTCGTAACGTGTCCATTGAAAGTTATTATCGCCTATTGATACCGGACCTGCTAAAACACTACTCCATAGTTTTATACTCAGATGTAGATATTATTTATAATAGCGATATATCCGGCTTGTTAGAAATAAATATGAATAAGGTGTCTATTGCGGGGGTGCAGGAGTATCCTAACAAATGTACGAAAATGGCGAGCGCGTATATTAAAAGTTTAAACTTGGAGCCCGGCGAATATGTGAATGCTGGTATCCTTTTGTTCAATAACGATAAAATTAACATCGATGGTGTTTTTCGTAAAAAACTACCTCAACTGCTCGGCAAGAAGCTTCTGTATCAAGATCAGGATATCTTAAATATCCTATTTAAAGGACAAATAAAATTTTTATCTGCAAGTTATAATTACAACCTGAACAGCATTATGCAGGATATTCATATTGCCAAACCGCATGTTTTTCATTATACATTAAACAAACCATGGAGCAAGCCAAAATTATTTGGTGATGCTTGGTGGGATTGCTATAAAGAATCTATTTTTTACGACGAGGCCGAATACTTCTCTTTTTATAAACAAAACTATGAGAATTTTGAACTTTTGGTTAACATAGGTAGTCAACTTAAAAAGTATGGAATCTATAAGCTTTATTATTTTATCAAGAAAGTTCAGTGTACGATTACAAATCTCCTTCATCGGCAAAGCTATAAAAACCTGCGTCGGTAA
- a CDS encoding DUF6048 family protein, whose amino-acid sequence MLRYIFINLSLILFLLPAISQDYSQPRSDRERQKLQDEEGTPLKKKEKIPYPDKKRGTELGIDISRFFIPLFDDDRIAIEASIRSNLGKRTFFVGSLGSDRVAFDDKSYTYESTGIYATAGVDYDIFAVAEEGNNDNILVGLRYGYAIQEHGASSITIYEGYWGDFTSSISPYTLSTHWVEAVVGLRSEVLNNFYMSWMIHIKGKINSSNTELLEPYTVPGFGTGSNSFNLGFSYVLAYQIPWGNTKR is encoded by the coding sequence ATGTTAAGATATATCTTTATTAATTTATCACTCATTTTGTTTTTGTTACCTGCAATCAGTCAGGATTATTCGCAGCCACGAAGCGATCGTGAACGGCAAAAATTACAAGATGAGGAAGGTACTCCGCTAAAAAAAAAGGAAAAAATTCCCTATCCCGACAAAAAGCGCGGAACCGAGCTGGGTATTGATATTTCCAGATTTTTTATACCCCTATTCGATGACGACAGAATTGCCATTGAAGCTAGCATACGCAGTAATTTAGGTAAACGCACTTTTTTTGTGGGCTCCTTAGGATCGGATCGTGTAGCTTTCGACGATAAATCATACACATATGAATCAACCGGAATCTATGCTACCGCAGGTGTGGATTACGATATTTTTGCGGTAGCAGAAGAAGGCAATAACGATAACATATTGGTAGGGTTGCGCTATGGATATGCTATACAAGAACATGGCGCAAGTTCAATTACCATCTACGAAGGCTATTGGGGTGATTTCACGAGCTCCATTTCGCCCTACACTTTGAGTACCCATTGGGTAGAAGCTGTTGTTGGATTACGAAGCGAAGTGCTCAATAACTTTTATATGAGCTGGATGATACACATAAAAGGCAAAATAAATTCGAGTAACACCGAATTGCTTGAACCGTATACTGTTCCTGGTTTTGGAACAGGTTCAAACAGCTTTAATTTAGGGTTTTCGTATGTGTTGGCTTATCAAATTCCCTGGGGAAACACAAAAAGATAA
- the metK gene encoding methionine adenosyltransferase: MGYLFTSESVSEGHPDKVADQISDALLDEFLRQDAESKVAAETLVTTGLVVLSGEVKTKGYVPVQKIAREVINRIGYTEAGYMFDGSSCGVISAIHEQSEDISRGVEQENPEDQGAGDQGMMFGYACKETEDYMPFPLQLSHQLLIELAAIRRENKEMTYLRPDSKSQVTMEYGDDNKPIRVHTIVISTQHDDFDEEQAMLAKIKHDIQSILIPRTKNKLQKQDQALIDDSYILHVNPTGKFVIGGPHGDTGLTGRKVIVDTYGGKGAHGGGAFSGKDSSKVDRSAAYAARHIAKNMVAAGVAEEALVQVAYAIGLADPVGLFVNTYGTAKVNLSDEQIANEISAIFDMRPSAIVKRFGLKNPIFEPTAAYGHMGRKPYKQKVVVKQNGLDVEKEVEFFTWEKLDFVEEIKAVFDL, from the coding sequence ATGGGATATTTATTTACATCGGAGTCCGTATCCGAAGGACATCCGGACAAGGTAGCCGACCAAATTTCAGATGCACTTTTAGATGAATTCTTGCGTCAAGATGCGGAATCAAAAGTTGCGGCAGAAACATTGGTAACAACCGGATTGGTTGTTTTAAGCGGCGAAGTTAAAACTAAAGGATATGTGCCGGTTCAGAAAATTGCACGTGAAGTAATCAACCGCATAGGCTACACAGAGGCCGGGTATATGTTCGATGGGAGCTCGTGTGGCGTTATTTCTGCCATACACGAGCAAAGCGAAGACATTAGTCGGGGGGTAGAACAAGAAAACCCGGAAGATCAGGGGGCTGGCGACCAAGGGATGATGTTTGGGTATGCCTGCAAGGAAACAGAGGATTATATGCCATTCCCATTGCAGCTATCGCATCAATTACTCATTGAGCTGGCTGCCATCCGCCGCGAAAATAAAGAAATGACTTATTTGCGTCCCGATTCTAAATCGCAGGTTACCATGGAGTATGGTGACGACAACAAACCAATACGGGTGCACACCATTGTAATATCTACCCAGCACGATGATTTTGATGAGGAGCAAGCCATGCTGGCAAAGATAAAGCACGATATTCAGAGCATTTTGATTCCACGAACGAAAAATAAATTACAAAAGCAGGACCAGGCGCTTATTGACGATAGTTATATTTTACATGTCAATCCAACAGGCAAGTTTGTTATTGGTGGGCCGCATGGCGACACAGGATTAACCGGACGAAAGGTAATCGTGGATACCTACGGTGGAAAAGGAGCTCATGGAGGAGGTGCGTTTTCGGGTAAGGATAGCTCAAAAGTGGACAGGTCGGCTGCTTATGCTGCCCGTCATATTGCAAAAAACATGGTTGCCGCAGGTGTTGCGGAAGAGGCTCTGGTGCAAGTAGCCTATGCTATTGGACTTGCAGATCCGGTAGGTTTGTTTGTTAATACCTATGGTACGGCTAAGGTGAATTTATCGGATGAACAAATAGCCAATGAAATTAGTGCCATTTTTGATATGCGCCCTTCGGCCATTGTAAAAAGATTTGGACTTAAAAATCCAATATTTGAACCTACAGCTGCCTATGGACATATGGGGCGTAAGCCATATAAACAAAAGGTGGTGGTTAAACAAAACGGATTAGACGTAGAAAAGGAGGTAGAATTTTTTACCTGGGAAAAACTTGATTTCGTAGAAGAGATTAAAGCCGTATTTGATTTGTAA
- the mutY gene encoding A/G-specific adenine glycosylase has protein sequence MAGFVIDLILWYKENRRDLPWRKTKDVYRIWVSEIILQQTRVNQGLAYYHKFLDQFPSVHHLAAASEDAVLKCWEGLGYYSRARNMHHTAKYVSHELNGVFPKTYEGLLKLKGIGAYTAAAISSICYNEYRTVVDGNVFRVLTRIYGIKTPIDSAAGKKKIEDLAHTLNHGHDKGTFNQAIMEFGALHCKPKLPLCTTCIFKDACWAYVNKQVDLLPVKGKKIKMKHRYMFYLFLEDRNNKTIIQRRNNKDIWEGLYQFPLIETETNISVNKLLALHEFNMLSGNQECKIISERRVKHQLTHQILHLTILNIQIDTIESVKALGYQIVPISNLDDYAFPKPLGAAIGE, from the coding sequence ATGGCAGGTTTTGTTATTGACTTGATTTTGTGGTATAAAGAGAATAGGCGCGACTTACCCTGGCGCAAAACAAAGGATGTTTATCGTATATGGGTGTCGGAAATCATACTTCAGCAAACGCGTGTAAATCAAGGCTTAGCTTATTATCATAAATTTTTGGACCAATTTCCTTCAGTACATCATCTGGCCGCTGCCAGTGAAGATGCGGTGTTGAAATGTTGGGAGGGTCTGGGCTATTATTCCAGGGCGCGCAACATGCATCATACAGCTAAATATGTTTCGCACGAATTAAATGGAGTGTTTCCCAAAACCTACGAGGGTCTGTTAAAACTAAAAGGTATTGGTGCGTACACAGCGGCTGCCATTAGCAGTATTTGCTACAATGAGTATCGAACGGTGGTTGACGGTAACGTGTTTAGAGTGCTCACGCGTATTTATGGAATAAAAACACCCATAGATTCTGCAGCAGGCAAAAAGAAAATTGAAGACCTGGCACACACGCTTAATCATGGGCACGATAAAGGAACATTTAATCAGGCCATAATGGAGTTTGGTGCTTTACATTGCAAACCCAAGCTTCCATTATGTACTACCTGTATTTTTAAAGATGCTTGTTGGGCGTACGTTAATAAGCAAGTAGACTTGCTTCCGGTTAAAGGAAAAAAGATTAAGATGAAACACCGGTATATGTTTTATCTGTTTTTGGAAGACAGGAATAACAAAACCATTATTCAACGTCGTAACAATAAAGATATTTGGGAAGGTTTATATCAATTTCCACTGATTGAAACCGAAACCAATATATCTGTAAATAAACTGCTGGCATTACATGAATTTAATATGCTATCAGGTAATCAGGAATGTAAAATTATCTCGGAAAGGCGAGTGAAGCATCAACTTACCCATCAAATCTTACACCTCACCATCTTAAATATCCAAATTGATACAATTGAAAGCGTAAAAGCCTTAGGTTATCAGATTGTACCTATTAGTAATCTTGACGATTATGCTTTTCCCAAACCATTAGGCGCTGCAATTGGAGAGTGA
- a CDS encoding glycosyltransferase, whose translation MMYQTKKVCLFTVSLANGGAEKSTAVLSKILVQKGYIVHIVSLTDDIKYTYSGKLLNFGLIKGNTLRSKARAFIKLRKYLKENNFDYIIDNRAHQLSFRELFYMYYLYRGIDFFYVIRSNDLSIYFPPIKMVSRLMINKAARIISVSKGIEMQIRTKFKTNNVQTIYNPIEETVPEQIPATENNGYILFLGRLEDDVKNISLLLSAYNASCIRNEVRVKIFGEGKDKAMLQYKIEENGIADFVKIYPFTNDIATQIVNARFLVLCSHFEGFPRALIESLALGVPVVSVNCRGTEEIVENEVNGLLVENYNHVALARAMERMYYDEELYARCQKNSKQSVSHLHGDKIVHQWTALLQSIKQK comes from the coding sequence ATGATGTACCAAACAAAAAAAGTGTGTCTTTTTACTGTTTCGCTGGCCAATGGGGGGGCAGAAAAATCTACTGCGGTACTTTCAAAAATCCTTGTACAGAAAGGTTACATAGTGCATATTGTATCTTTGACTGACGATATAAAATATACATATTCAGGAAAGCTCCTGAATTTTGGTTTGATAAAAGGTAATACTTTAAGGAGCAAGGCACGTGCTTTTATCAAATTGCGAAAATACCTTAAGGAGAACAATTTTGATTATATTATTGACAATAGGGCACATCAGCTTTCGTTCAGAGAGCTCTTTTATATGTACTATTTATATCGGGGTATTGACTTTTTTTATGTTATACGAAGTAATGATTTGAGCATATATTTCCCGCCTATCAAAATGGTTTCCAGGCTGATGATAAATAAAGCAGCCAGGATTATAAGTGTGTCGAAGGGTATTGAGATGCAAATACGAACTAAATTTAAAACCAACAATGTACAAACCATTTACAATCCCATAGAAGAAACAGTGCCCGAACAAATTCCAGCAACTGAGAATAACGGATACATTTTATTTTTAGGGCGTCTGGAAGATGATGTAAAAAATATAAGTTTATTGCTGAGTGCGTACAATGCAAGTTGTATAAGAAACGAAGTAAGAGTAAAAATTTTTGGAGAAGGTAAGGACAAAGCTATGCTCCAGTATAAAATTGAAGAAAATGGCATTGCTGATTTTGTTAAAATATATCCTTTCACTAACGATATTGCCACACAAATAGTTAATGCGCGATTTTTAGTTTTATGCAGTCACTTTGAGGGTTTCCCCAGGGCGCTTATTGAATCACTGGCACTTGGGGTGCCGGTAGTGTCAGTAAATTGCAGGGGAACGGAAGAAATTGTCGAAAACGAGGTAAACGGATTACTGGTTGAAAACTATAACCATGTAGCACTGGCACGAGCCATGGAGCGGATGTATTACGATGAAGAGTTGTACGCGCGTTGCCAAAAAAATTCCAAACAAAGTGTTAGCCATTTGCATGGCGATAAAATTGTGCATCAGTGGACGGCCTTGCTTCAATCTATTAAACAAAAATAA